CTACATATTTGGGTTTTCCTGTGCattattataatctttttatatttaaggttttttttcatGGACCTTAATACGGtatcagtaatttattttagaaaaaacacTGTTGATATTTGTAATATGGATTTTAGGCTCATTCATTCTTGGTTTTACTTATGCCGTGCCCTGAACGTCTGTGTAGGATGCTATGAGAGACACGGGATATCCTTTAAAGGATTTATGTCTTCCTTTGTGTTTTCACAGGGGTCCTCGTGGTTTTTCTGCTAGGGTTCTTGGTGTGTACATTTTTCATTAAGGAAGCTTGAGTTTTCTCTGATTTATTTCCCCCCTGATGGGCagtcttcattgtttttttcatatctttctcAGCTTCTAGTATTTTTGTGTTGCAGTACCGTGTTTTACTCTTTATCAAGTCATTTATCTTATTTGTCAGTACTTTAAATATTGTTCTTAATTCCAGAGTTTTCTCTTTTACTAGACGTTCTCGGCCAGACGGCCTTTTCGCCTGACTTGCCTCGTGCTGTCGTTAAATGTCAGTGAGTTTCCGTTGGTTTCAGTTTCTCCATCTTTGACTTGGCAATGCTGAGTGCATTTTGAACTACAGGCACTCTCAGAAAAGTGTTACAGAGAATAGAAAACCAGATTTGAAATTACTCTCTTGGCTGCAGTGCCAAGCTGTGCTTCTGACATTTTGAAATCAACTGTAGCCTACAGATCTCGGTTTTCCTGtgcattattattgtcattttgaaTTTCAGGTTATTTTTAACAGAACTTAACACtgtttcagtcattttttgtttgataaaaaaaaacagggttgATATATGACGAGATGATTTATAAAGGCTGTGTCCTTATTTTCTTGGTTCTACATATGCTGACTCCTGAATATCTGAGTATAGGAGGCTGTGAGAGGCTCTTGGTTGCCATTTAAAGGATTTCTGGCTTCCTTTGCGTTGTCAGAGATTCTTCTTGGTTTCTCTGCTGGGGGTTCTCGGAGCAAGCATTCAATCaggtttttacatttttcattcaagaaacttgcagtttcttttatttattttcttcttctaatgGTCCGTCTTCGTCGTTTTTCATGTCTTCCTGCTTAGTATTGTTCTGTTGCATTTAAATACTCAACTTAATTCTGGAGTTTTGTTCTCCGCTCCTTCTTGGCCAGACGTCACTTTTAGCTGGCTTATCTTCTGCTGTCATTAAATGTCGGTGagtttttgttcatttcagtTTCCTTCACAATGATGGGACAATAGTGATTTTGTTTTGAACCAGGCACTTTGTAAATTatcagtagaaaataaaaattctcgcATTGACAACAATGGTGTTACACGATATCTGTCATAGAAACGGCAAAACGCACTGGGTACATCAAgctgtttccttttttatttgtggCGAATATTGTATGACATAGTGTTGCAGCTCTTTAGTTTTTCTAGCCATAGGCTCATGCTTTAAATGTTCTCTTCCTTGCCATATTTTTGGTCACTTTCAGCTGTaagtttgttcatattttccaGGATTCTCTTTTCTTTAACACTGGGAATTCACGTCAGTCTTTTCTTACTTTGTTTATTCTGCTGGAATTTCACGAATCATTGACATTTATGCTAGTGCTTATAATTGCAATGTTGCGTATTTTTgagttttaaattctcttttttcttgcAGGATTGGTCGGGAAGGCGTCTCTCTTCTTGCCCTCGTCACTTTGTACGTGGAAGAAGGGATCCCGTTAGCGTTCCTCTTCCCGTCGCAGGAACCGGCAGAAACTGTGCAAGCTCTGGAGCGGCAAATGCTGACATGGAAATGAGGTTTGTGTCTCTAGATTTTACATGCTCTTTGAGgatgtatattttgtttgctttttaaatGTGTGTGATTCCATATTCAAGAGTTCGTCTTTGATTATGTATCCTTAGTAATTAATATAAAAGTAACGTGACCGTCTCTAAGATGAGAATGTATGTAATGAGGTTTGTTTCTTCTTTGCAGCAAAACTCTCTGCATCTACTGCAAGAAAGGATTCACACCAGGCCCTGAGTATATATGCCATCTGACTGCGTGCCCTTCTGCCAAACGTCCAAGTAAGTAttctattttttcaattattgcaTGCTAAAGATTTGAGAGCATCACTGGTGCAATGATGATAGTTTCATTCTGGtggtaattccttttatttttattttaagtaatggCTTTCTGAAATGTCCCATATGAATTTGTTATCGTATCTTCATTGCTGAATAGCCCTGacctgtaataaaattttttgactGATTACAAGTAAAGTTGTAGTTGATTTTAGATTAATTggagatttaattttaaaatattatttttggtgCTTGTATATGAAGTgctgatttatttattctctgcAGAATTCACCCTGGAATTCCATGAAGGCGACATTATGGACGACGCCTACCGAGGGTACAGCACAGTGCTCGCTCAGGTCGTGGACTGCGCGGCGGTGAGGCCCTTTGGCGTGTCGAAAGTTTTGACGGACAAGTACCCTTTCTCCAGCGCATACCATGACAGAAGACAGGTGGGGGCGTTCAACAGGGCGCTTCCAGAGGACAGGGCTGTCCCGGGGACGATAGCCGTCCACAAGTCGAGGCTCCACGTCCACGACCCGCTGGTCGTCAACATGTTCGCGCAGTTCTACTCTGGGAAGAGTTTCGAGGACAACGCCGGGAGTCAGAACCTAGTCCGGCATTTGCGTCAGACGTCGAGGAATGAATACAGGAAGGGCACCGGGGGATTCAGCAGAAGGGGCGATGACTTTGCAGATGGCCTCCAGAGTGACACGCAGGCGAACCGCAACCGCTGGTTCCAGGAATGTTTGGGGCAGTTGGAGCAGGTCGTGCGAAGAACCTACGTCCAGAAGGTCGTTTTTCTGTACAAGATCGAGAATGGTTTGTCTCTCAGTGACTGGGAGAGGCATTATGTACCAGCCATCAGGGGCTTCTTTGATAACGTTTCTCGCCGtaatgttaatgttgttgttCTGAATGTTGATCAGAAAAGTAGAAAGTAGGAGATGCAAGAGTGAGGACGAAGAATATCTTTTGTAAACCTTTGCAATCATTTGTGACAAATTCGTTTAGTATTTTGCTCAGCAGATTACTTACTGAAATGTAAATAGAACCTTAGATAAAATATGTTTCTATTACATTGTTAATAACTCTCAACTGTGATATCTATGTAcatattgttttgtatttattctttggATGTGTGGAAGTACGTTTTTTATATGCAttgtattttgtgtattatttatgTGCAAATGGTGCTCTTATATATGCTAGTTTTAATACGAATGTTGTTTACAACAAATTTCACTTTTAGTGTTCCGATTTAATCTTTATCTAACTGAAATTTGTTAAGACATGGATTTTTATTGACACTTCTTTTTATTAGAATTAATTGTATATTACATATCTTTTTACTAAGTGTTACAATTTGTTACTCATGCAAATTATTATAGCCTGTCTATGCACagcaatattttttatgcatagcactactttttatcagaatttttatgttctgtatattacataatttgttaGAATTTCTTTTGTAACGAAAGCTCATAATATATTTTGACATGTTCAAAATGTGTTTTATCTTCCTTCATATGATATGATATAATCTGCCTTACTGGTATAAGGACATGACTAAATTACAATGAAAGATactaaataaaatatgcaataagTAGCATACATTGATGAAGAGCAATTTAGAAACATTAGAGAAAAGGGAATGCTTAGAAATAATCAATATGAGATTAAGTATTTAACGTCTTATGGTGGAAAAAAGCCACTTATTTACCATATCTCTTTTTAAATGCAAGGCCTCCCTTGCTCAGTGAATGTGCTCTAATGTTTCAATGGCAACAAGATtgcttcccccccctctctctctctctctctctctctctttctctctctctctctctcaactcttatAAGACTTGTACAGCTGGATGAGCAAAAATTGTTCGAAACTAAAATCAGGCGAAGAGAAAACGGAATTTATGATGATATGGTCAAAAGTAagtctagaaaataaaaaacgacGCATGATATATCATGTTATAATAGTTATATACACAGTAATACAAGAAGTTACCAAAATCGGATGGGCTGTACCAGAGGTAAATCCTTTATACTACTACTAAAAGATATTTCATACTGGGACAACTATTGCGTGAGTCATATTTCACTGGAGTGGTTGATTTGATCCTTTGTGTTGCATCATCATGTTATCACTGAGAAGTAAgctcatttatttatgtactgtcGTGTTTTGAAATATTGCTTTGGTATGTTTTTAGACTGTAGTTTGACTTTAAATACCTTGACCAGGGTAACTGAGAGTGGCAAGTCTTgtgtaaaacaaggaaaaaatgtctaGGCTAACGGAAGAAAATGCACAGCCTAATAGgctaatgtatgtattttaagGCCGGTGTCTTCCCGGAGACCAAATAAAAGTGCATATCAATATGATACCATTGATGGTTATATCACGATTATGCACATGGCctagttattatttatatacagcatCAAACAGTCGTGTGACTGTTCCTATGTTTGACAAGCTAGTTAACCATAGCCTAGTGTACTAATGTAGACTGATGAGTTTATGTTCCCACATATGACTTGGCCAGACTACCTCCTCCACTTATCACcaaaaaactgtaaatgcactgtACCATACTAACAAGCCTAACTTAGATGGCCCCCTTAGGCTAACACTGTCCTGATGTTCTCTGGACTTTACcagagtatttttgtatgtaGAACGATGGGTCTTGGTTCCTCTTCAAACAACATGGGACTTACCCTTTGCTTCCTCTTCCCATAATGCCATAAATTCTAACTGTACATTCCTGACCTGACCTTATACTACTAACTAGCTGACCTTGAACAGCCCCAGAGGTGACCCCTTTTCAGGAGAATCTGTTGGTATTGTTTAGACACATGACTCATCCTAGGCTTCCTCAAATGTCATTTAACAACTTTAAAAGAACACTTAAATAATGACTTACCATGTTCAAAGTCACTGAGGTCTAAATCTTGAGGTTCTAGGCTCATGGTTTACTGGTGGTAGCAGTGGTGCTGTGGGACTTGATCTTCAGAAGTTGATATTGGTGACTTTTGTGATTAACCATGTTTGATTAGATCCAAGAAGTAACATTCATATAGTATTTTCTGCTTGCTGTGTCTGGGTACCATGCTCCTTTTTGAAAACACATGCCACTACGTTTCTTCTGgagttcatgtacagtatatgactgGTTATTTGGACTAACTTAATACTATGATTAACAGTTATGCTTGAAAAAATGATCCTATATACTAGCATATGACTTCCAGCTGTCAGAAATTATCAGTGTATCTgtaagtaagttaagtataccttagttttaccagaccactgagctgattagcagctctcctagggctggcccgaaggattagacttattttacgtggctaagaaccaattggttacttagcaacgggacctacagcttattgtggaatccgaaccacattatagcaagaaatgaatttctatcaccagaaataaattcctctaactcttcatcagccggccgcgggaattgaactccagcccatcgtgtgacagtctgaagctcaaccgactcggccaacaaagggctagtgTATCTGTAAGAACATTTTGCATTAACACTGGGAGCAGTGTTAACTGAACATCCAGAATCACTAGGAATAAAGTTTGATGGTTTTGTCAGTTAATGCTACCAAATAACAGTGGACGTATTATGCTTTCCAAATTTGCTCATCCACCTCAAGAAAATGCCTGGTTACCCCAGTCTCCTTCCAGTCTGCAATCAAGATTTCTGCATATACAAAGTAGCAAATATTGTTTTAGTCAGTGTTGCACAATCACATGGCTTCTTTGTGCagcatatttataaatgaagagCCATTCTTGGGAGATAATTTCTGCCAAAGCTTGCAGTTTTACAACCCCATTGAAAAGTAGGCTTGCCAGTGTGCGTGTTAGAACCATCCTTCAACAGTGTGAGGGGTTTTAGCACATGATCGAAATAAGATGCTAGTACATATTCATAGaacataaaattcagtaaattttgtatcatttatttattttgataataactgTAATAGAATCCAAAGTATATAAATGCCTTTTTTACAAAAgagtaaattactttttaatatagGAATTTTATCATTGTCTGGTATATAATACAAATGAACTGTAGTAATTAACTAAAAGTCATTGGACTGAAACTGTAGTTGTAACatattattattccatattttATGACAGGTGCACAGCTGAGTGCAGCATTGTTACATGATATGCGGAAACTGACCATTCAGTTGGCTGCTCTTCGTAGGCTCTCCACTTGCACTGAGAGTGCTACTTCTGTACAAGTTCCAAACTGTGAGACATCTTCAGCAAAGGCCCCCGCAGGTCCGAGTCCGAGAAACTACAAACGAAGAACTTCATACCTCCGAACAGCTTTTGGATTAGGAGCTGGTCTTCTCATAGGTGCCACAATAAAAACATGTTATGATGAAAGATCAGAAGATTGGCAAGGCCATAAGCTTGTACCAGGTGTGCATGCAGCCAGTCCCTTTAATATAAGTTCTTTGATtggtgatgaaaataataatgtgatGAATCCTTCGTCTACTGGCAGCAACAGGAAAAACTTCAACTTCATTGCTGATGTTGTTGAAAAAGTGTCTGATGGAGTTGTGTACATTGAAATTAAGGATCATAGAAGGTACGTTTTTGCGTTTTATACATTAGATTAAGATTCTTTTTATGGTAATGATTGTGAAATGGGCAAAATTTCTTAACTTttaaggaaacaagaaaattttaaaaaatcataaaaggttCCTGTTATCAATTTTCCTTACtgatgaaaaaattgttttccaaCAGTAAGGAGTTGGGAAATAGAGAATAAGAATCTCAAAACagcagagaaaaaagagaaaacattcagGATAACAAAGGGATTGAGGAAAGATGGAAAAGTTATAAAAggggcaaaatatataaaataaattgtttgaaaataaagAGATACTGGAATGCTGGAGGCAGTATTTTGGAAGCcttgtaaaagaagaaaatcaacaTGAACTGGAGGATGTTAGCATAATAGAAGGACCtgtagaaaaaataacatttgaagaggttaatggatttttgagaagatgaaaaatggaaaagtccAAGAAACCATCTGAAATAATGTGTGATTTACTAgaagtgcatggcctttggcctaagttctgtattcaattcagttctagaATACTATAT
The genomic region above belongs to Macrobrachium rosenbergii isolate ZJJX-2024 chromosome 18, ASM4041242v1, whole genome shotgun sequence and contains:
- the LOC136848120 gene encoding uncharacterized protein encodes the protein MATVRHIIIPSQQDLSVKDWSGRRLSSCPRHFVRGRRDPVSVPLPVAGTGRNCASSGAANADMEMSKTLCIYCKKGFTPGPEYICHLTACPSAKRPKFTLEFHEGDIMDDAYRGYSTVLAQVVDCAAVRPFGVSKVLTDKYPFSSAYHDRRQVGAFNRALPEDRAVPGTIAVHKSRLHVHDPLVVNMFAQFYSGKSFEDNAGSQNLVRHLRQTSRNEYRKGTGGFSRRGDDFADGLQSDTQANRNRWFQECLGQLEQVVRRTYVQKVVFLYKIENGLSLSDWERHYVPAIRGFFDNVSRRNVNVVVLNVDQKSRK